A DNA window from Halomonas zincidurans B6 contains the following coding sequences:
- a CDS encoding TetR/AcrR family transcriptional regulator: MAQTDTVTRILNTAEVLFAERGFAETSLRNITSKAKVNLAAVNYHFGSKKALIQAVFARYLDPFTERFHARLDELEADYAGQPIPLEVLLESMARTVLEVPAERNSLKVFMRLLGLAYTQAQGHLRRYIQQQYGSVFTRFAELVRKATPELPDSERFWRLHFMLGTVIFTLSGLDALRDIAEQDYGEHVSVRELIRRLRPVVVAGMNAPLPEDPQALAG, encoded by the coding sequence ATGGCTCAGACCGACACAGTGACGCGGATACTCAATACCGCCGAAGTGCTGTTTGCCGAGCGCGGTTTTGCCGAGACGTCGTTGCGTAACATCACCAGCAAGGCCAAGGTCAACCTGGCGGCGGTGAACTATCATTTCGGCTCCAAGAAGGCGCTGATTCAGGCGGTCTTCGCGCGCTACCTGGACCCGTTCACGGAGCGTTTCCACGCCAGGCTCGACGAACTCGAGGCCGACTATGCAGGCCAGCCCATCCCCCTGGAAGTCCTGTTGGAAAGCATGGCGCGCACCGTGCTCGAGGTGCCGGCCGAGCGCAACAGCCTCAAGGTGTTCATGCGCCTGCTGGGGCTGGCCTACACTCAGGCCCAGGGCCACCTGCGCAGGTATATCCAGCAGCAGTACGGCAGCGTCTTCACGCGCTTTGCCGAACTGGTGCGCAAGGCCACGCCGGAGCTTCCCGATAGCGAGCGTTTCTGGCGACTGCACTTCATGCTGGGTACGGTGATCTTCACGCTGTCCGGGCTCGATGCGCTGCGCGACATCGCCGAGCAGGACTATGGCGAGCACGTCAGCGTCCGTGAGCTGATCCGGCGCTTGCGCCCGGTGGTGGTCGCCGGCATGAACGCGCCGCTGCCCGAGGATCCACAGGCATTGGCGGGGTAG
- the lexA gene encoding transcriptional repressor LexA, with product MTHTLTPRQQNVYDFIVKTMNELGYPPTRAEIARALGFRSPNAAEEHLRALSRKGVIRMIPGTSRGIRLPSQAAQAYPESEAGLTDSESGLPIIGEVAAGSPMLAAEHIDRYCPLSADFFSPRADYLLRVRGLSMRDVGILEGDLLAVHRTDRVRDGQIVVARLEDDVTVKRFKRDGHRVWLLAENPEFAPIQVDLRHEHLDIEGVGVGVIRGGNGQALG from the coding sequence ATGACCCACACTCTTACCCCGCGCCAGCAGAACGTCTACGACTTCATCGTCAAGACCATGAACGAACTGGGCTATCCGCCGACCCGGGCCGAGATTGCCCGTGCACTGGGCTTCCGCTCGCCCAACGCCGCCGAGGAGCATCTGCGCGCGCTTAGCCGCAAGGGCGTGATCCGCATGATTCCCGGCACCTCGCGAGGCATCCGCCTGCCCAGCCAGGCCGCTCAGGCCTATCCCGAGAGTGAAGCGGGTCTCACCGACAGCGAGAGCGGCCTGCCGATCATCGGTGAGGTCGCTGCCGGTAGCCCGATGCTGGCCGCCGAGCATATCGATCGCTACTGCCCGTTATCGGCCGACTTCTTTTCGCCACGCGCCGATTACCTGCTGCGTGTGCGCGGGCTATCGATGCGCGACGTCGGCATCCTCGAGGGCGACCTGCTCGCCGTGCACCGCACCGACCGGGTCCGCGACGGGCAGATCGTGGTGGCTCGCCTGGAGGACGACGTGACCGTCAAGCGCTTCAAGCGTGACGGCCATCGCGTATGGCTGCTCGCCGAGAACCCCGAGTTCGCACCGATCCAGGTCGATCTGCGCCATGAGCATCTGGACATCGAGGGCGTCGGCGTCGGCGTGATCCGCGGTGGCAACGGCCAGGCGCTGGGTTAG
- the dinB gene encoding DNA polymerase IV translates to MRKILHADCDCFYAAVEMRDNPALRDVPLAIGGSTAQRGVIATCNYPARRYGVHSAMPTGQALRLCPELTLLPPDFPRYRAVSERIQAIFHELTPLVEPLSLDEAFLDVSEVRRFRGSATWMAGWIKREAMRRTGIGVSVGVAPSKFLAKIASDWEKPDGLTVIAPDQVDAFISTLAVDKLHGVGPATAAKLAALHIVTCADLQDWSLEALSERFGKFGRRLHELARGIDDRPVRTERERKSVSAENTFHRDLPDLATCREQLPALIERLHERLARHGNPATKGVFVKVRFNDFTLTTLEGGGRRPELAHCLALLDEAWARGSRPVRLLGVGVRLAPSGDARQLSLFAD, encoded by the coding sequence ATGCGCAAGATCCTGCATGCCGACTGTGACTGCTTCTATGCCGCGGTGGAGATGCGCGACAACCCGGCCCTGCGCGACGTGCCGCTGGCAATCGGCGGCAGCACCGCGCAGCGCGGCGTGATCGCCACCTGCAATTATCCGGCGCGGCGCTACGGGGTGCATTCCGCCATGCCTACCGGCCAGGCCCTGCGCCTGTGCCCCGAACTGACCTTGCTGCCGCCGGACTTCCCCCGCTATCGGGCGGTTTCCGAGCGCATCCAGGCGATCTTTCACGAACTGACCCCGCTGGTCGAGCCGCTCTCGCTCGACGAAGCGTTTCTCGACGTCAGCGAAGTGCGCCGCTTCCGTGGCAGCGCAACCTGGATGGCCGGCTGGATCAAGCGCGAGGCGATGCGGCGTACCGGCATCGGCGTTTCGGTGGGCGTGGCGCCGAGCAAGTTTCTCGCCAAGATCGCCAGCGACTGGGAAAAGCCCGACGGGCTGACGGTCATCGCACCCGATCAGGTCGACGCCTTCATCAGCACGTTGGCCGTCGACAAGCTGCATGGGGTGGGTCCGGCGACCGCCGCCAAGCTGGCTGCGCTGCATATCGTCACCTGCGCCGATCTGCAGGATTGGTCACTGGAAGCGCTGAGCGAACGTTTCGGCAAGTTCGGCCGACGGCTTCATGAACTCGCCCGCGGCATCGACGACCGCCCGGTGCGAACCGAGCGCGAACGCAAGTCGGTGAGCGCCGAGAACACCTTTCATCGCGACCTGCCCGATCTCGCCACCTGCCGCGAACAGCTGCCGGCGCTGATCGAGCGCCTTCACGAACGCCTGGCGCGGCACGGCAACCCGGCGACCAAGGGCGTGTTCGTCAAGGTGCGCTTCAACGATTTCACGTTGACCACGCTCGAGGGAGGCGGCCGGCGGCCCGAACTCGCTCATTGCCTTGCCCTGCTCGACGAGGCCTGGGCGCGCGGTAGCCGACCGGTGCGCCTGCTCGGGGTCGGCGTGCGCCTTGCGCCGTCCGGCGACGCGCGTCAGTTGTCGCTGTTCGCTGATTGA
- the purU gene encoding formyltetrahydrofolate deformylase yields the protein MSHSYRLIVSCPDRVGIVARVSNFIADQRGSITEANQHSDLVTGRFFMRYEIRFDVDAPPIEQFRDTFQPIAETFGMDWSLHDSAQRKRIVLMVSRASHCLVDLLHRWNIGELDCEIPCVISNHDALRSLVEWHGIPFHHVPVAPDTKAAAFDETERLIGEVQADGVVLARYMQILPPGLCRRYAGRVINIHHSFLPSFAGAKPYHQAYDRGVKLIGATCHYVTEELDAGPIIEQDVHRITHCHTTEDLVRFGRDIERAVLARGLRWHLQDRVLIHGSKTVVFA from the coding sequence ATGTCGCATTCTTACCGTCTTATCGTGTCCTGTCCCGACCGGGTCGGCATCGTCGCCCGGGTGTCCAATTTCATTGCCGATCAGCGTGGCTCGATCACCGAAGCCAACCAGCATTCGGACCTGGTTACCGGGCGCTTCTTCATGCGCTATGAAATTCGCTTCGATGTGGATGCACCGCCGATCGAGCAGTTCCGCGACACGTTTCAGCCGATCGCCGAGACGTTCGGCATGGACTGGTCGCTCCATGACAGCGCGCAGCGCAAGCGAATCGTGTTGATGGTTTCCAGGGCCTCGCATTGCCTGGTGGATCTGCTGCATCGCTGGAATATCGGCGAACTGGATTGCGAGATCCCCTGCGTGATTTCCAATCATGACGCGCTGCGTTCGCTGGTCGAGTGGCACGGCATTCCCTTCCACCATGTGCCGGTCGCGCCCGACACCAAGGCGGCCGCCTTCGACGAAACCGAGCGGCTGATCGGAGAAGTCCAGGCCGATGGCGTGGTGCTGGCGCGCTACATGCAGATTCTGCCGCCGGGGTTGTGCCGGCGCTATGCCGGTCGGGTGATCAATATCCATCACAGCTTCCTGCCGTCATTCGCCGGCGCCAAGCCCTATCACCAGGCCTATGACCGGGGCGTCAAGCTGATCGGGGCGACCTGTCATTACGTGACCGAAGAGCTGGATGCCGGGCCGATCATCGAGCAGGACGTGCACCGCATCACGCATTGCCACACCACCGAGGACCTGGTGCGCTTCGGTCGCGATATCGAGCGTGCGGTACTCGCCCGGGGGCTGCGCTGGCATCTGCAGGATCGTGTGTTGATTCACGGCAGCAAGACCGTGGTCTTTGCCTGA